In Niveispirillum cyanobacteriorum, the following proteins share a genomic window:
- a CDS encoding peptidylprolyl isomerase → MLQIIRSTAGSWVVKILFVALIISFAVWGIGDVTKGVQTGVAKVGDRSITPVELDQAYRAEFNRMKQMVGPEFTEEQARQFGLRDRALEQLIQKELLALASEDLGLRIADDTVRAEVLKVPAFKDSFGNFDANLMRALLQQNGLTEAGFVEDVRSDMARSDLIGAVTAGASASKTLAEALFRYRFEGRTFEAVTIPFNAMPAAPSPDQATLEAFHKDKAVRYTAPEYRTLNVALLETAALTKDVEVTDEALREYYDAHAGDYITPEKRSIAQAVFPSKEAADKALADVNGGKKIEDVAKEAGVEAVTLDDVQKDGLPAELSEPAFAAAQGTSGGPVESAFGFHIFTVTKVQAGGERKLEEVKDEVAQKVRQDKALEKLFELSTKLEDELAGGTPLAEAAQTVGARIVKLEKVDSRGANAAGVAQGADLPAIDKIIASGFTVASGQTGSVEEAGSDAFFAVQAEAVFPAALKPLDEVKSLVLGDWQAEQKQVAARKKAEDVAAKLKAGTPAKEAASGIPSALVQNVDPLMRAGAPSAIVPAAAQQTLFGGAVGDVATGEKPTGVVVVKLTGIIAADPANPMAAAQVTQLANATGQAMQDELVLQYLAALRAHYGVTINQTLINQLYRTTQE, encoded by the coding sequence ATGCTCCAGATCATCCGCAGCACCGCCGGCTCCTGGGTCGTCAAGATCCTGTTCGTGGCCCTGATCATCAGCTTCGCTGTCTGGGGCATCGGTGATGTCACCAAGGGGGTACAGACCGGCGTCGCCAAGGTCGGCGACCGTTCAATCACACCCGTGGAACTGGACCAGGCCTACCGGGCTGAATTCAACCGCATGAAGCAGATGGTGGGCCCGGAATTTACCGAGGAGCAGGCCCGTCAGTTCGGCCTGCGCGACCGCGCGCTGGAACAGCTGATTCAGAAGGAACTGCTGGCGTTGGCGTCAGAGGATCTGGGTCTGCGCATTGCGGATGACACCGTGCGCGCCGAGGTGCTGAAAGTTCCCGCCTTCAAGGACAGTTTCGGCAATTTCGACGCCAACCTGATGCGCGCCCTGTTACAGCAGAACGGGTTGACCGAGGCCGGCTTTGTTGAGGATGTGCGCTCCGACATGGCCCGCAGCGATCTGATCGGTGCCGTCACCGCCGGCGCTTCCGCGTCCAAGACGCTGGCCGAGGCGCTGTTCCGGTACCGTTTCGAAGGCCGTACGTTCGAGGCTGTGACCATCCCGTTCAACGCCATGCCCGCCGCCCCGTCGCCCGATCAGGCGACGCTGGAGGCGTTCCACAAGGATAAGGCCGTCCGTTACACCGCCCCCGAATACCGCACCTTGAACGTGGCCCTGCTGGAAACGGCAGCCCTGACCAAGGATGTCGAGGTCACGGACGAGGCGCTGCGCGAATATTACGACGCCCATGCCGGTGACTATATCACGCCTGAAAAGCGCTCCATCGCGCAGGCCGTGTTCCCCAGCAAGGAAGCCGCCGACAAAGCCCTAGCAGACGTGAATGGCGGCAAGAAGATTGAGGATGTCGCCAAGGAAGCCGGCGTCGAGGCGGTGACCCTGGATGATGTCCAGAAGGATGGCCTGCCCGCCGAACTGTCCGAGCCCGCCTTCGCCGCCGCCCAGGGCACGTCCGGCGGGCCCGTGGAAAGCGCCTTCGGCTTCCACATCTTCACCGTCACCAAGGTTCAGGCCGGTGGCGAGCGCAAGCTGGAAGAGGTGAAGGACGAGGTTGCGCAGAAGGTCCGCCAGGACAAGGCCCTGGAGAAGCTGTTCGAGCTGTCGACCAAGCTGGAGGACGAGCTGGCGGGCGGCACGCCCTTGGCCGAGGCCGCCCAGACCGTGGGTGCACGCATCGTGAAGCTGGAAAAGGTCGACAGCCGTGGCGCCAATGCCGCCGGCGTCGCCCAGGGTGCCGACCTGCCCGCCATCGACAAGATCATCGCCTCGGGCTTTACCGTTGCGTCCGGTCAGACCGGAAGCGTGGAAGAGGCCGGGTCTGATGCCTTCTTCGCGGTGCAGGCCGAAGCCGTGTTCCCCGCAGCCTTGAAGCCGCTGGACGAGGTGAAATCACTAGTTCTGGGCGATTGGCAGGCGGAGCAGAAGCAGGTCGCCGCACGCAAGAAGGCCGAGGACGTCGCAGCCAAGCTGAAGGCCGGCACGCCGGCCAAGGAAGCAGCATCCGGCATCCCCAGCGCCCTGGTGCAGAATGTCGATCCGCTGATGCGCGCCGGTGCCCCCAGCGCGATCGTACCCGCCGCAGCCCAGCAGACGCTGTTCGGTGGTGCTGTCGGCGATGTCGCAACCGGTGAAAAGCCGACGGGCGTGGTGGTGGTCAAGCTGACCGGCATCATCGCCGCCGACCCGGCCAACCCGATGGCAGCCGCCCAGGTGACTCAGTTGGCCAATGCTACGGGCCAGGCCATGCAGGATGAACTGGTTCTCCAGTACCTGGCGGCCCTGCGCGCCCATTATGGCGTGACCATCAACCAGACCCTGATCAACCAGCTTTACCGCACCACGCAGGAGTAA
- the secG gene encoding preprotein translocase subunit SecG produces the protein MQEVVLVVHLLITLALIGVVLVQKSEGGGLGVGGGTMGGFMTARGSANLLTRTTAILAALFFCTSLILAILAGTGGSQKSIFDKVPAPGTEAPAAPAEPAKPTVPVGQ, from the coding sequence ATGCAAGAGGTAGTCCTGGTCGTGCATCTGCTGATCACGCTGGCGTTGATCGGCGTGGTTCTGGTGCAGAAGTCGGAAGGCGGCGGCCTGGGTGTCGGTGGCGGCACCATGGGTGGTTTCATGACCGCTCGCGGCAGCGCCAACCTGCTGACCCGGACCACCGCCATCCTGGCGGCCCTTTTCTTCTGCACCAGCCTGATTCTGGCCATCCTGGCCGGCACGGGCGGCAGCCAGAAGAGCATTTTCGACAAGGTGCCGGCCCCCGGCACCGAGGCTCCGGCGGCGCCCGCCGAGCCGGCCAAGCCGACGGTCCCCGTCGGCCAGTAA
- the tpiA gene encoding triose-phosphate isomerase, which yields MTARRYLIAGNWKMHCRRSDGAALAADLAARVGLTADPRFDLLVCPPATIISPVAQSVARSAVAVGGQDCHAQVQGAHTGDIAAEMLADAGASFVIVGHSERRTNHGESSATIKGKATAALRAGLTAIICVGETEAQRDAGHAESVVAEQLTGSIPDGATASNSVIAYEPVWAIGTGRTPTLTDIAAMHGMIREKLSGLVADPDAVRILYGGSVKPSNAAEILGLADVDGALVGGASLKADDFWAIAQACP from the coding sequence ATGACCGCTCGCCGTTATCTGATTGCCGGCAATTGGAAGATGCATTGCCGGCGAAGCGATGGTGCTGCGCTGGCCGCCGATCTGGCCGCCCGCGTCGGGCTCACCGCCGATCCGCGATTCGACCTTCTGGTCTGTCCGCCCGCTACTATCATCAGTCCTGTAGCCCAATCTGTGGCCCGCAGCGCCGTTGCCGTTGGCGGGCAGGATTGCCATGCCCAGGTTCAAGGCGCCCATACCGGCGACATTGCCGCTGAAATGCTGGCTGATGCTGGAGCCAGCTTTGTCATTGTCGGCCATTCAGAACGCCGCACCAACCATGGTGAGAGCAGCGCCACCATCAAGGGGAAGGCCACCGCCGCCCTGCGCGCAGGCCTGACCGCTATCATCTGTGTGGGCGAGACAGAGGCGCAACGTGACGCGGGTCACGCGGAGTCTGTGGTTGCCGAACAGCTGACAGGCTCGATTCCCGATGGTGCGACCGCATCCAACAGCGTTATCGCCTATGAACCCGTCTGGGCCATCGGTACCGGTCGCACCCCGACCCTGACCGACATTGCAGCCATGCACGGCATGATCCGCGAAAAGCTGTCGGGTCTGGTCGCCGATCCGGATGCAGTCCGTATCCTTTATGGCGGCTCCGTCAAGCCGTCCAATGCCGCTGAAATCCTTGGGCTTGCCGATGTTGATGGCGCCTTGGTCGGGGGTGCCAGCCTGAAGGCTGATGATTTCTGGGCCATCGCGCAAGCCTGCCCTTGA